In one Curtobacterium citreum genomic region, the following are encoded:
- a CDS encoding GNAT family N-acetyltransferase gives MASPEVRNDTDAQQYSLVEDGEVIGFAAYEVEGDEIRFTHTEVDPAHRGGGHASILVQHALDDVREGTRRVVPLCSYVKAWIERHPDYQELTTR, from the coding sequence ATGGCATCACCCGAGGTCCGGAACGACACCGACGCGCAGCAGTACTCCCTGGTCGAGGACGGCGAGGTGATCGGGTTCGCCGCGTACGAGGTGGAGGGCGACGAGATCCGCTTCACCCACACCGAGGTCGACCCGGCACACCGAGGTGGTGGTCACGCGTCGATCCTCGTCCAGCACGCGCTGGACGACGTGCGCGAGGGCACACGACGGGTCGTCCCGCTGTGCAGCTACGTCAAGGCCTGGATCGAGCGGCACCCGGACTACCAAGAGCTGACGACCCGCTAG